From a region of the Paenibacillus sp. R14(2021) genome:
- a CDS encoding sugar ABC transporter ATP-binding protein: MSTAKAARVLQMSGISKSFAGVPALKGVDFELRGGEVHALLGANGAGKSTLMKILSGAYEGDTGTVTIDGEALLVRSPADAKRSGIHCVYQEVDTSLVQHLSVAENIMLDRLASSEGSAWVSWSKLNEEAGQVLAKLGLHIDVLRSVSDLTLAEKQLVLIARLFAQEAKFVILDEPTAPLSLEEADRLFGLMEGLKKAGIGIVFISHRLPEVFQVSNRITVMRDGGIVMNESASDTNPSDVIRAMLGKSFEEEYPKLEAAIGGPLLEVKGLAAGRRVRGVNLTVNSGEIVAVVGLVGAGKTELSRILFGADVAEKGSIQLAGKESLPHSPAEGVESGIVLVPEERRKEGILVRESVLHNLSLPILKSLSRMGFISRTKEKKLAADIIGRLGIKASSPDIETAFLSGGNQQKVAIGKWTNTDAKIFVFDEPTKGVDVGAKRDIFRIIGELAQQGKGILYLTCEFAEALGLADRILVLCDGEIVRSFARGEATQEDLLYYASAGKEELA; the protein is encoded by the coding sequence ATGTCGACAGCAAAAGCTGCTCGGGTGCTGCAGATGAGCGGCATCAGTAAATCGTTCGCCGGTGTACCGGCGCTTAAGGGCGTGGATTTCGAACTGCGCGGCGGCGAAGTGCACGCACTGCTTGGCGCAAACGGAGCCGGCAAAAGCACGCTGATGAAAATTTTATCCGGCGCCTATGAAGGCGATACCGGAACAGTCACGATTGACGGCGAAGCGCTGCTTGTCCGCTCGCCGGCGGACGCGAAGCGATCGGGCATCCACTGCGTGTATCAGGAAGTGGATACCTCGCTTGTCCAGCACTTGAGCGTAGCGGAGAATATTATGCTGGACCGTCTTGCTTCTTCGGAAGGGAGCGCCTGGGTTTCCTGGAGCAAGCTGAACGAGGAAGCCGGGCAGGTGCTGGCTAAGCTGGGGCTGCACATTGATGTGCTTCGCAGCGTGTCCGATTTGACCCTTGCCGAGAAGCAGCTTGTGCTGATCGCGCGGCTGTTCGCGCAGGAAGCGAAATTCGTTATTTTGGACGAGCCGACGGCTCCGCTCAGCTTGGAGGAGGCAGATCGTCTCTTCGGACTGATGGAAGGCTTGAAGAAAGCCGGCATCGGCATCGTCTTCATCTCGCACCGGCTGCCGGAGGTATTCCAGGTGAGCAACCGGATCACGGTCATGAGAGACGGCGGTATTGTTATGAATGAATCCGCCTCCGACACGAATCCGAGCGACGTCATCCGGGCGATGCTTGGCAAGAGCTTCGAGGAAGAATATCCGAAGCTTGAAGCAGCCATCGGCGGACCGCTGCTCGAAGTGAAGGGCTTGGCAGCGGGAAGACGCGTCCGCGGTGTCAATCTGACCGTGAACAGCGGCGAAATTGTTGCCGTCGTCGGTCTTGTGGGCGCCGGCAAGACGGAGCTGTCCCGAATTCTGTTCGGCGCAGACGTCGCCGAGAAGGGAAGCATCCAGCTTGCCGGCAAGGAGTCACTGCCGCATTCGCCCGCCGAAGGCGTGGAGTCTGGTATCGTGCTAGTGCCGGAGGAACGGCGCAAGGAAGGCATTCTCGTTCGCGAATCCGTCTTGCACAACCTCAGCCTGCCGATCTTGAAATCGCTCAGCCGCATGGGGTTCATCTCCCGTACCAAGGAGAAGAAGCTTGCTGCGGATATTATCGGACGTCTCGGCATCAAGGCGTCCAGCCCGGATATCGAGACCGCCTTCCTTAGCGGGGGTAACCAGCAGAAGGTCGCGATCGGCAAATGGACGAACACGGATGCCAAGATTTTCGTATTCGACGAACCGACGAAAGGCGTCGACGTCGGCGCGAAGCGCGATATTTTCCGGATTATTGGCGAATTGGCGCAGCAGGGCAAGGGGATTCTCTATTTAACATGCGAATTCGCTGAGGCGCTTGGCTTGGCCGATCGAATACTCGTCCTCTGCGATGGCGAGATTGTCCGCTCATTTGCCCGCGGGGAAGCAACACAAGAAGATCTACTTTATTATGCGAGTGCGGGTAAGGAGGAATTGGCATGA
- a CDS encoding M15 family metallopeptidase, translating to MPDLHVSVPAGRGGINPMRRRQWLLAAMLLSLAGLVVINSPARERIWPQPEIDNLPPVNALHPVVAAKMNALIQQTKKAGITILITDGFRSNLEQDVLYEQGRSNEKQVVTNVRGGESFHNYGLAIDFALRTSKGNVIWDLKYDGNRNGKSDWMEVVAIAKSMGFAWGGDWKSFKDYPHLQMDFGYSIRELKRGKRPPDTIKTP from the coding sequence ATGCCGGATTTACATGTTTCCGTCCCGGCCGGCCGCGGCGGCATTAACCCGATGAGGCGCAGGCAATGGCTGCTTGCTGCAATGCTGCTCTCGCTTGCGGGACTCGTCGTTATTAATTCTCCTGCAAGGGAACGAATATGGCCCCAGCCAGAGATCGATAACCTGCCGCCTGTCAACGCGCTGCATCCCGTGGTAGCAGCCAAGATGAACGCGCTGATCCAGCAGACGAAGAAAGCCGGGATCACGATTCTGATTACCGACGGCTTTCGCAGCAATCTGGAGCAGGACGTCCTGTACGAGCAGGGCAGAAGCAACGAGAAACAGGTGGTCACGAACGTCAGGGGCGGCGAATCGTTCCACAATTACGGGCTCGCCATCGATTTTGCACTGCGCACCTCGAAAGGAAATGTCATCTGGGATTTGAAGTATGACGGCAACCGCAACGGAAAGTCCGATTGGATGGAAGTGGTCGCAATCGCCAAGTCCATGGGCTTCGCATGGGGAGGCGACTGGAAGAGCTTCAAGGACTATCCGCATCTGCAGATGGATTTCGGCTATTCGATCCGCGAGCTGAAGCGGGGTAAGCGGCCGCCGGATACAATAAAAACGCCGTAA
- a CDS encoding AraC family transcriptional regulator — protein sequence MIIVQVPPLPHFLTGGRDVYAAGDQHVERQMIGVFDLIVVSQGTLFIGEAGIDAEVGAGQALILRPDLHHYPTKPCEAETTFYWIHFQLTSLWSDRSEPGPIHLSPQPNADHAHVRDFGQQHTLRLPRLMTLPDPAAVYAEIEGLLSLISKSDLASSWKRQAIFHNLLFRMYGDVHSGRMDSAVVKLAERTASYLRANYRQALTNEQLRSALNYHPIYITRCMRAVFGCTPNEYVNEYRMGQAKLQLLTTDRPIAEIAADAGFEDPAYFTRRFGRYARMSPTAYRNQFITGDRRELE from the coding sequence ATGATTATCGTTCAAGTTCCTCCGCTCCCCCATTTTCTGACGGGCGGCCGCGATGTGTATGCAGCCGGAGATCAACATGTCGAAAGGCAGATGATCGGCGTATTCGATCTGATCGTCGTCTCGCAAGGGACGCTGTTTATCGGGGAGGCAGGCATTGACGCGGAAGTCGGGGCAGGCCAGGCACTGATTCTTCGCCCGGACCTGCACCATTATCCGACGAAGCCGTGCGAAGCAGAGACAACGTTCTATTGGATTCATTTTCAGCTCACCTCGCTGTGGTCGGATCGCAGCGAACCTGGGCCGATTCATCTCTCGCCGCAACCGAACGCCGATCATGCCCACGTTAGAGACTTCGGACAGCAGCATACCCTGCGTCTGCCGCGCCTCATGACGCTCCCGGACCCGGCGGCCGTCTATGCCGAGATCGAAGGGCTGTTGTCGCTGATCTCGAAATCCGACTTGGCCAGCAGTTGGAAGCGGCAGGCGATTTTTCATAATTTGCTGTTCCGCATGTACGGCGATGTCCATTCCGGCCGCATGGATTCCGCCGTCGTGAAGCTGGCCGAACGGACAGCCTCGTACCTGCGGGCGAACTATCGGCAGGCATTAACGAACGAACAGCTGCGCAGCGCATTGAATTACCATCCTATTTACATAACGCGCTGCATGCGGGCCGTCTTCGGCTGCACGCCGAACGAATACGTGAATGAATATCGGATGGGGCAGGCCAAGCTTCAGCTGCTAACGACGGATCGCCCCATTGCCGAAATCGCCGCTGACGCGGGCTTCGAGGACCCCGCGTATTTTACGCGCCGCTTCGGCAGGTACGCGCGCATGAGCCCTACGGCATACCGGAATCAGTTCATAACCGGGGATCGGCGGGAACTGGAATGA
- a CDS encoding sugar ABC transporter substrate-binding protein: MKQQKRLGFVLALILAAVLVLSACGNKAENNAGTNAGADASSGNAAASNPLSGKKIALIMKYNQGTFSAQYIDGVTKQVEKFGGKVTVLASDNDLNKMVTNLDTAINQKYDGILLDHGTADSLTNGVNKALAANIPIVAFDSGLSIEGVTSLAQNDQMLADKTLEAMAKDTGGKGNIVKVWVAGFPPMESRQITYASFMKKYPDIKEVAQFGDANQAQLDAQTRMEAILKKYPEKGSITAVWAAWDEFAKGVTNAIKQAGRNEIKVYGIDLSDEDLALIQDPASPWVAAAGADPSSIGQVQVRYLYQKLHGDKTDATVQIEPVFVSRDALPKDKKVTTADLGEYVQGWGKSEQGNTDYLKELEQSAGK; this comes from the coding sequence ATGAAACAACAGAAACGCCTGGGCTTCGTGTTAGCCCTCATCCTTGCGGCCGTACTTGTACTGTCGGCTTGCGGCAATAAAGCAGAGAATAACGCAGGAACTAATGCAGGAGCTGACGCTTCGAGCGGCAATGCAGCTGCGTCGAACCCGCTTTCAGGCAAGAAAATCGCACTTATTATGAAATACAACCAAGGTACGTTCTCCGCGCAATATATCGACGGCGTAACGAAACAAGTCGAGAAATTCGGCGGCAAGGTAACCGTGCTTGCATCGGATAATGATTTGAATAAAATGGTAACCAACTTGGATACGGCGATTAACCAAAAGTATGACGGTATCCTGCTCGACCACGGCACTGCCGATTCGCTTACGAATGGTGTTAACAAAGCACTCGCGGCGAATATCCCGATTGTTGCTTTCGATTCCGGTTTGTCGATCGAAGGCGTGACGAGCTTGGCGCAGAACGACCAAATGCTTGCTGATAAGACGCTTGAAGCAATGGCGAAAGACACTGGCGGCAAAGGTAACATCGTAAAAGTATGGGTCGCAGGCTTCCCTCCAATGGAGAGCCGTCAAATTACGTATGCAAGCTTCATGAAAAAATATCCGGACATCAAAGAAGTTGCCCAGTTCGGCGATGCGAACCAAGCACAGCTTGACGCACAAACGCGCATGGAAGCGATTTTGAAAAAATACCCTGAAAAAGGAAGCATCACGGCTGTTTGGGCAGCATGGGATGAGTTCGCTAAAGGCGTAACGAACGCAATTAAGCAAGCAGGACGTAACGAAATCAAAGTATACGGTATTGACCTCAGCGACGAAGACCTTGCGCTGATCCAAGATCCAGCAAGCCCATGGGTAGCAGCGGCAGGCGCAGATCCATCCTCGATCGGACAAGTTCAAGTACGTTACTTGTACCAGAAGCTGCACGGCGACAAGACGGATGCAACGGTTCAAATCGAGCCGGTATTCGTAAGCCGCGATGCGCTTCCGAAAGACAAAAAAGTAACGACAGCAGATCTTGGCGAATACGTCCAAGGCTGGGGCAAGAGCGAGCAAGGCAATACCGATTACCTGAAAGAGCTGGAACAATCCGCAGGTAAATAA
- a CDS encoding ThuA domain-containing protein, whose amino-acid sequence MTQQINVTIWNEFRHEKTNPKAGEIYPDGMHAAIAEGLSVQGELRFATLDEAEHGLTDEVLNNTDVLIWWGHLAHGEVKDEIVEKVHNRVLKGMGLIVLHSGHFSKIFKKLMGTSCDLKWREADEKERIWVVNPAHPIAAGIGEYIELPQEEMYGEHFDIPQPDELVMVSWFEGGEVFRSGCCYTRGNGKVFYFRPGHETYPTYHNPQVRKVIDNAVKWAAPVDREYPRYGHAATPLEPIKGTQ is encoded by the coding sequence ATGACGCAGCAAATCAATGTAACGATATGGAACGAATTCCGCCATGAGAAAACAAACCCGAAAGCGGGCGAAATTTATCCGGACGGCATGCATGCCGCGATTGCCGAAGGGCTGAGCGTGCAGGGCGAGCTGCGATTCGCAACGCTGGACGAGGCGGAGCACGGATTGACGGACGAGGTGTTAAACAACACTGATGTGCTGATCTGGTGGGGCCATCTCGCCCACGGCGAAGTGAAGGATGAGATCGTCGAGAAGGTCCATAACCGCGTGCTGAAAGGCATGGGTCTCATCGTGCTGCATTCCGGCCATTTCTCGAAAATCTTCAAGAAGCTCATGGGCACGTCCTGCGACCTGAAATGGCGCGAAGCCGATGAGAAAGAACGCATCTGGGTCGTCAATCCGGCGCATCCGATCGCGGCCGGCATCGGTGAATATATCGAACTGCCGCAGGAAGAAATGTACGGCGAGCACTTCGACATTCCGCAGCCGGACGAGCTGGTTATGGTGAGCTGGTTCGAGGGCGGCGAAGTGTTCCGCAGCGGCTGCTGCTATACCCGCGGCAACGGCAAAGTCTTCTATTTCCGTCCGGGCCACGAGACGTACCCGACGTACCACAACCCGCAGGTGCGCAAGGTCATTGACAACGCCGTGAAGTGGGCCGCGCCGGTAGACCGGGAATATCCGCGCTACGGCCATGCCGCTACGCCGCTCGAGCCGATCAAGGGCACCCAATAA
- a CDS encoding AraC family transcriptional regulator codes for MPDEMYHEHVTYQNPFLAIKIWRIDSELTAETKRLRKEASRKQPLPLWNYHDEIELLLILRGEMTAYYGEEQLVLRKGDVALFGSAEPHTTMHTKDSPLSYLVFQLNLRKYWDQSTISSMMHFAELIRPLSALNYIFSENREVRMRIAALIRDIYTEMNEMQLGYELAVSSRIKSILLLLLRGDSRKLLHYHDELLFERLRPVITYVEEHLSEKLTVETMSGMLNLSYTHFLKTFKKALGMTFTDFVVFKRIKRAEQLLLTSDISIAEAAEAVGMSNLGHFYQLFNRLNDCSPKQFRDRLRADAAGGSS; via the coding sequence ATGCCGGACGAAATGTACCATGAGCATGTAACGTATCAAAATCCATTCCTCGCCATCAAAATATGGCGGATCGATTCCGAATTAACCGCTGAAACCAAGCGTCTGCGCAAGGAGGCATCACGCAAGCAGCCGCTTCCCCTATGGAATTACCATGATGAAATCGAGCTGCTGCTCATTCTGCGGGGCGAAATGACTGCCTACTACGGCGAGGAGCAGCTGGTGCTCCGCAAAGGCGACGTCGCGCTGTTCGGCTCGGCCGAGCCGCACACCACGATGCATACGAAGGACAGCCCGCTCAGCTACCTCGTATTCCAGCTCAACCTGCGCAAATACTGGGACCAGAGCACGATCAGCAGCATGATGCATTTTGCCGAGCTCATCCGCCCGCTCAGCGCGCTTAATTATATATTCAGCGAGAACCGTGAAGTCCGCATGCGGATCGCCGCGCTCATCCGCGATATTTATACGGAAATGAACGAGATGCAGCTTGGCTACGAGCTTGCCGTTTCCTCGCGGATCAAATCGATTCTGCTGCTGCTCCTGCGCGGCGACAGCCGGAAGCTGCTGCATTACCATGACGAACTTCTATTCGAACGGCTCCGCCCCGTCATCACTTACGTAGAGGAACACCTGAGCGAGAAGCTCACCGTCGAGACGATGAGCGGTATGCTGAACTTGAGCTACACCCATTTTCTGAAAACATTCAAGAAGGCGCTCGGCATGACGTTCACCGATTTCGTCGTATTCAAGCGCATTAAGCGCGCGGAGCAGCTGCTGCTGACCTCCGACATCAGCATCGCAGAAGCAGCGGAAGCCGTGGGCATGTCGAACCTCGGGCATTTCTATCAGTTATTTAACCGGCTTAACGATTGCTCGCCGAAGCAGTTTAGAGACCGGCTGCGGGCGGATGCGGCGGGCGGGAGCTCGTAA